From the Homo sapiens chromosome 1, GRCh38.p14 Primary Assembly genome, one window contains:
- the ATAD3B gene encoding ATPase family AAA domain-containing protein 3B isoform AAA-TOB3s precursor (isoform AAA-TOB3s precursor is encoded by transcript variant 2): MQLEALNLLHTLVWARSLCRAGAVQTQERLSGSASPEQVPAGECCALQEYEAAVEQLKSEQIRAQAEERRKTLSEETRQHQARAQYQDKLARQRYEDQLKQQQLLNEENLRKQEESVQKQEAMRRATVEREMELRHKNEMLRVETEARARAKAERENADIIREQIRLKASEHRQTVLESIRTAGTLFGEGFRAFVTDRDKVTATVAGLTLLAVGVYSAKNATAVTGRFIEARLGKPSLVRETSRITVLEALRHPIQVSRRLLSRPQDVLEGVVLSPSLEARVRDIAIATRNTKKNRGLYRHILLYGPPGTGKTLFAKKLALHSGMDYAIMTGGDVAPMGREGVTAMHKLFDWANTSRRGLLLFMDEADAFLRKRATEEISKDLRATLNAFLYHMGQHSNKFMLVLASNLPEQFDCAINSRIDVMVHFDLPQQEERERLVRLHFDNCVLKPATEGKRRLKLAQFDYGRKCSEVARLTEGMSGREIAQLAVSWQATAYASKDGVLTEAMMDACVQDAVQQYRQKMRWLKAEGPGRGVEHPLSGVQGETLTSWSLATDPSYPCLAGPCTFRICSWMGTGLCPGPLSPRMSCGGGRPFCPPGHPLL; the protein is encoded by the exons atgcagctggaagccctGAACCTGCTGCACACACTAGTCTGGGCACGGAGTCTCTGCCGTGCCGGAGCTGTGCAGACACAGGAGCGGCTGTCAGGCAGTGCCAGCCCTGAGCAAGTGCCAGCTGGTGAGTGCTGTGCTCTGCAGGAGTATGAGGCCGCCGTGGAGCAGCTCAAGAGCGAGCAGATCCGGGCGCAGgctgaggagaggaggaagacCCTGAGCGAGGAGACCCGGCAGCACCAGGCC AGGGCCCAGTATCAAGACAAGCTGGCCCGGCAGCGCTACGAGGACCAACTGAAGCAGCAG CAACTTCTCAATGAGGAGAATTTACGGAAGCAGGAGGAGTCCGTGCAGAAGCAGGAAGCCATGCGGCGAG CCACCGTGGAGCGGGAGATGGAGCTGCGGCACAAGAATGAGATGCTGCGAGTGGAGACCGAGGCCCGGGCGCGCGCCAAGGCCGAGCGGGAGAATGCAGACATCATCCGCGAGCAGATCCGCCTGAAGGCGTCCGAGCACCGTCAGACCGTCTTGGAGTCCATCAG GACGGCTGGCACCTTGTTTGGGGAAGGATTCCGTGCCTTTGTGACAGACCGGGACAAAGTGACAGCCACG GTGGCTGGGCTGACGCTGCTGGCTGTCGGGGTCTACTCAGCCAAGAATGCGACAGCCGTCACTGGCCGCTTCATCGAGGCTCGGCTGGGGAAGCCGTCCCTAGTGAGGGAGACGTCCCGCATCACGGTGCTGGAGGCGCTGCGGCACCCCATCCAG GTCAGCCGGCGGCTCCTCAGTCGACCCCAGGACGTGCTGGAGGGTGTTGTGCTTAGT CCCAGCCTGGAAGCACGGGTGCGCGACATCGCCATAGCAACCAGGAACACCAAGAAGAACCGGGGCCTGTACAGGCACATCCTGCTGTATGGGCCACCAGGCACCGGGAAGACGCTGTTTGCCAAG AAACTCGCCCTGCACTCAGGCATGGACTACGCCATCATGACAGGCGGGGACGTGGCCCCCATGGGGCGGGAAGGCGTGACCGCCATGCACAAGCTCTTTGACTGGGCCAATACCAGCCGGCGCGG CCTCCTGCTCTTCATGGATGAAGCAGACGCCTTCCTTCGGAAGCGAGCCACT GAGGAGATAAGCAAGGACCTCAGAGCCACACTGAACGCCTTCCTGTACCACATGGGCCAACACAGCAACAA ATTCATGCTGGTCCTGGCCAGCAATCTGCCTGAGCAGTTCGACTGTGCCATCAACAGCCGCATTGACGTGATGGTCCACTTCGACCTGCCGCAGCAGGAGGAGCGGGAGCGCCTGGTGAGACTGCATTTTGACAACTGTGTTCTTAAGCCGGCCACAGAAGGAAAACG GCGCCTGAAGCTGGCCCAGTTTGACTACGGGAGGAAGTGCTCGGAGGTCGCTCGGCTGACGGAGGGCATGTCGGGCCGGGAGATCGCTCAGCTGGCCGTGTCCTGGCAG GCCACGGCATATGCCTCCAAGGACGGGGTCCTCACTGAGGCCATGATGGACGCCTGTGTGCAAGATGCTGTCCAGCAGTACCGACAGAAGATGCGCTGGCTGAAGGCGGAGGGGCCTGGGCGCGGGGTCGAGCACCCCCTATCCGGAGTCCAAGGCGAGACCCTCACCTCATGGAGCCTGGCCACGGACCCCTCCTACCCCTGCCTTGCCGGCCCCTGCACATTTAGGATATGCTCCTGGATGGGGACTGGGCTGTGCCCAGggcctctgtcccccaggatgTCTTGTGGTGGCGGTCGGCCGTTCTGCCCCCCAGGGCACCCCCTGTTGTAG
- the ATAD3B gene encoding ATPase family AAA domain-containing protein 3B isoform X3: MRRATVEREMELRHKNEMLRVETEARARAKAERENADIIREQIRLKASEHRQTVLESIRTAGTLFGEGFRAFVTDRDKVTATVAGLTLLAVGVYSAKNATAVTGRFIEARLGKPSLVRETSRITVLEALRHPIQVSRRLLSRPQDVLEGVVLSPSLEARVRDIAIATRNTKKNRGLYRHILLYGPPGTGKTLFAKKLALHSGMDYAIMTGGDVAPMGREGVTAMHKLFDWANTSRRGLLLFMDEADAFLRKRATEEISKDLRATLNAFLYHMGQHSNKFMLVLASNLPEQFDCAINSRIDVMVHFDLPQQEERERLVRLHFDNCVLKPATEGKRRLKLAQFDYGRKCSEVARLTEGMSGREIAQLAVSWQATAYASKDGVLTEAMMDACVQDAVQQYRQKMRWLKAEGPGRGVEHPLSGVQGETLTSWSLATDPSYPCLAGPCTFRICSWMGTGLCPGPLSPRMSCGGGRPFCPPGHPLL; the protein is encoded by the exons ATGCGGCGAG CCACCGTGGAGCGGGAGATGGAGCTGCGGCACAAGAATGAGATGCTGCGAGTGGAGACCGAGGCCCGGGCGCGCGCCAAGGCCGAGCGGGAGAATGCAGACATCATCCGCGAGCAGATCCGCCTGAAGGCGTCCGAGCACCGTCAGACCGTCTTGGAGTCCATCAG GACGGCTGGCACCTTGTTTGGGGAAGGATTCCGTGCCTTTGTGACAGACCGGGACAAAGTGACAGCCACG GTGGCTGGGCTGACGCTGCTGGCTGTCGGGGTCTACTCAGCCAAGAATGCGACAGCCGTCACTGGCCGCTTCATCGAGGCTCGGCTGGGGAAGCCGTCCCTAGTGAGGGAGACGTCCCGCATCACGGTGCTGGAGGCGCTGCGGCACCCCATCCAG GTCAGCCGGCGGCTCCTCAGTCGACCCCAGGACGTGCTGGAGGGTGTTGTGCTTAGT CCCAGCCTGGAAGCACGGGTGCGCGACATCGCCATAGCAACCAGGAACACCAAGAAGAACCGGGGCCTGTACAGGCACATCCTGCTGTATGGGCCACCAGGCACCGGGAAGACGCTGTTTGCCAAG AAACTCGCCCTGCACTCAGGCATGGACTACGCCATCATGACAGGCGGGGACGTGGCCCCCATGGGGCGGGAAGGCGTGACCGCCATGCACAAGCTCTTTGACTGGGCCAATACCAGCCGGCGCGG CCTCCTGCTCTTCATGGATGAAGCAGACGCCTTCCTTCGGAAGCGAGCCACT GAGGAGATAAGCAAGGACCTCAGAGCCACACTGAACGCCTTCCTGTACCACATGGGCCAACACAGCAACAA ATTCATGCTGGTCCTGGCCAGCAATCTGCCTGAGCAGTTCGACTGTGCCATCAACAGCCGCATTGACGTGATGGTCCACTTCGACCTGCCGCAGCAGGAGGAGCGGGAGCGCCTGGTGAGACTGCATTTTGACAACTGTGTTCTTAAGCCGGCCACAGAAGGAAAACG GCGCCTGAAGCTGGCCCAGTTTGACTACGGGAGGAAGTGCTCGGAGGTCGCTCGGCTGACGGAGGGCATGTCGGGCCGGGAGATCGCTCAGCTGGCCGTGTCCTGGCAG GCCACGGCATATGCCTCCAAGGACGGGGTCCTCACTGAGGCCATGATGGACGCCTGTGTGCAAGATGCTGTCCAGCAGTACCGACAGAAGATGCGCTGGCTGAAGGCGGAGGGGCCTGGGCGCGGGGTCGAGCACCCCCTATCCGGAGTCCAAGGCGAGACCCTCACCTCATGGAGCCTGGCCACGGACCCCTCCTACCCCTGCCTTGCCGGCCCCTGCACATTTAGGATATGCTCCTGGATGGGGACTGGGCTGTGCCCAGggcctctgtcccccaggatgTCTTGTGGTGGCGGTCGGCCGTTCTGCCCCCCAGGGCACCCCCTGTTGTAG